The sequence AGGGCGCTGCATAGATGACCGCACTTGACATGCGCCCGATCACGCCACTGCTTCTGCAGCGTGTGCTGGGAAATGACTTGTAAGTAGCCGATCATGTCGAACTCTCCGCCTTCTTCCAAAAGGCCTATGGGCGACAGGGGCTTTCAGGCGGTTGTAGCTGGGCCGGTGCAGGGCCGAGGGTTCGCGCAATCGGCTCTGATGTGCACGGCGTAGCAGCTCACTAGGACCTGCTGCGCCATTTCTTCACGGTTGGCGAGGTTGATTTCTTGGGAGGCGAACTCGGACCGTACAGGATGCATCCGGATCTTGAGAGACTCGGAATGAGTCATTCTATCCGCGTCATGCGTCCGGTGCTGCAGCAGCGTGGCATTCCATTCGCTTTTGGCATGGTTCGGCACCCGCTGCGAAACCATCTTGAGAGGTTCTGCAGAGACGGCCAGACGACCATAGTGCCGGGCGTTCGCATCGCCACACATGATCGCGACCGCCAATGCGCTCGAGGTTTGCGATCAGGCACTGGGATTTTTTCCGCTCGGTTGCAGCCAATCGGCCCTCCATACCACGCCGCGATCCGCGTGATTTTCGATCCTTTGCACCGCGCTCGCCGTGCCCAGAAACGGCAAGTAGCAACTGCAACAGATAGGCTGGAGTCTGATGCTTGATAACATAAGAGCCGGAGCGAAGGGACGCGGCTCGTGCCCAGCAGGGACAAACAACCGAGACCTAAGCTTCGATTTCGCCAAAGGCATACTCATTACTTTGGTGATAATTGGGCACTTGTTACAATATTTAATCTACCAGGGCACCGACGCTTTCTGGCTGTCGCCGTATTTCAAGTCGATCTACATGTTTCATATGCCTCTCTTTATGGCGATAAGCGGATATCTTTCTTCTGGGGCAATTTTGCGAAAATCGTTCACCCAAGGTGTCGGTGAGCGGGCAATGCAGCTACTACTGCCAATGCTTTTTTGGTGTACATTGATTTGGACGTTAAAGTCCGCAGTTATTTTTCCCATGAAGAGTTTAACTGATACATTGTTGGATTTGTCGACGGAAGTTATTGGAACCTATTGGTTCATATGGGCGGCATTTATTTCGTTCATTCTGATTAGAGTTCTTACAACTTTCAACCGTCTATCGATATGGATCATAAGCGCATCTGCAATTGCGGTCGCATTCGCACCCATCACGTTATCAATAACCCCGTTGTTAAAGTACACTTACCCATTTTATTGTTTAGGGTTCCTGTTTGCCCAGCCGATCGGATGGCAGAATGGCGTCATCTGGCGTTACAAATGGATTTTTGTTGTCTTACTTTCGATAGCGGCTTTCATATGCTTCCTCGGGTGGGGCAAGGAGACTTATGCCTACAATAATCTCGTTTTAATTCATGATGAACAGTCAGCTAAACAAGTTTTTCTGATGTTCTCTGGCTCTTTGGCGGCTTCTGCAGTAGCAATGCAGTCTATGTTCCAATGCTGGAGACTTGTCTATTCGACGAGAGTAGCTCGCTTTGTCGCGGTGCAGCTTGGTCAGAGCACGCTGCTGCTTTACCTGGTCCAGGGTGCCGTGTTTCGCCTCATGGATTTGATACAGTTTGGAGAAGTCTGGAATCTCACGACCAGAATCACCTTCGCAACTGTGCTTGGAGTGGCGATTGTCGTCATAGCGATGGCAATTCGCAGTATTGCGCGCAACCTCGGATATGTGTCGCGGATCGTTGTCGGAGCGCCGCCACGCCCAAGTCTGCTCAAATCTCAATCTGTAATCAATTAGCCACGTGAAAAATTCGCATCTGTAATCGACATGTTTCATAGCTCCGGACCTATCCGATCGACTGTTGTACCGGTCGGCCATTCGCTCGTCGGCCGCGCTATCCCCATAACTACGACGAGCACGTCCTCCACGCGCGCGGGCGGCAGGTCGGGACACAACACCTCTGAGTGGGACCGTAAACGAGCGCCCATAATGGTCACGATGACAAACAACCACGTTACGGACAGATGAGGCATGCGTTTCAAAGGCCTTGATCTGAACCTTCTCGTCGTGCTCGACGCACTGCTGACCGCGCGCAACCTCACGGCCGCGGCAAGCAGCATCAACCTTAGTCAGCCGGCCATGAGCGCGGCCGTCGCCCGGCTGCGCAACTATTTCAACGATGAACTGTTTACGATGAGCGGCCGCGAACGCGTTCTAACCCCGCGTGCGGAAACACTCGCCCCCGCTGTTCGTGGCGCACTCTTGCACATCCAATGCTCGATTATTTCTTGGGATCCGTTTAATCCGGCTCAATCCGATCGCCGCTTCAGGATCATTCTTTCCGATTTCGCCACACTCGTGTTTTTTGAAAAGGTCGTGGAGCGGGTTGCACGCGAAGCACCCGCCGTCAGCTTCGAATTGCGGCCGCTCGACAACGACCCCGATGAGCTTCTCCGGCGCGGTGACGTCGATTTTGTGATTCTTCCGGAATTTTTCATGTCGAGCGCCCATCCAAGAGCGGCGCTGTTCGACGAGACATTCGTGTGCGTGGGCTGCCCCACGAACAAGCAGTTGCCACGTCAGCTTACATTCGAGAGATACGTGTCGATGAAACACATTGCGTTCAGGGTCGGCGGTGCCCAGATGCCATCCATCGAGGAACAGTTTTTGCTTGAGCATGGTCTCAAGAGACGTGTTGAGATCGTCGTACAGGCCTTTAGCATGATCCCGCCGATGGTCTCAGGCACAGCTCGGATAGCGACCATGCCCTTCCGGCTGGTTCAGCATTTCAAAAAAACCTTCCCCTTGCGGATCATCGAACTTCCGCGGCCACTACCCACGTTCACCGAGGCCGTCCAATGGCCCACCCTCCACAACAGTGATCCGGCAAGCATCTGGATGCGGCAGATAATGTTGCAGGAGGCATCCCGCATGTGAAGTCGCGGGCACTCCTGGTCTCAGTCTAGATTTACTCAGCGCCTCATACGGGTGCGAACCGGCGTGCAAAATTGGGTCTGACGCACATTCGATGATTTTGCATGACGGCGTGCCACGTGTTTCCCCACGCTGGCAGCCGGCAACACCAAAAACATGAAGTGGAAGAAGTACTTTTACCGCAAGCTATGCGAGGCTGAAGGTTTTCGCCATGCGCCGCACCGAATTGCGGGGATACTGAGCGTGAGATAACTCGTCTCGTCCTCCTGCCGAATTCCGGTAAGCCGCCTTACCAAGGGCAGGCGGCGCTTGAGATTCCGCCGCTGGAAATCCGTCGCGCGGGGCTGTCGACGTTCAATCGCGGCTGGATCACAGTTGGTGAATACAACTACGATATCGCCGAACGATCCTCTATTTCGGGCCGAATCAGAAGCTGCGGGGCATGTTCGGCCCCGAGCTTCATGTAAGAGATCAGGCGCGCGATCCGCCCGATGCTCGCCGCAAGACAGAGCCGCATAGACCGCGTCGCCATGCCAGAGCGGTCGACGGACGAGGCGGTCCGGTTCGGTCCCGCACTCTTAGGTTCTCTCGTCGGCACCATCATTCGAAACGCCCCCGCCGGTCGAAATCGACCGGACAACAGCGTCCGATCACCCGGAGACGAGGCCTGCAACCGCCAAAAATCGTGCGTAGGATCGCACCGCGCGGCTGATGATTGCATCTTTCCCGCGCTGCACTGATGGCCTCTCTGTCAGGTGGTCTGAGGTTCGCGCTTCGGGCCGAGCAAGAACACTGTCAGGGCGCCGAGGAACGAGGCAACGGCGCTGTAGGCAAGGGAACTGGCGACGCCGGCATTGTCCATCAGTAGTCCGCCGAAAATCGCGCCCGCTGCGATGGCTACCTGGAACGTTGCGGCCATCAGCCCACCGGCGCTTTCGGCCTGCTCGGGAGCGGCGTGCAGCACCATCCATGTCTGCAGTCCCACCGGCACCGCGCCGAAGGCAAAGCCCCATACTGTAACCGCAATCGCCGTGGCCCAAGCCGATGCTCCCAGCGTCAGCAGCGAGACAGTGGCCATCGCTATGAACAGGGGAGGCAGGGCCGCGGCTGCCTTGAGGCTGTGCTCGGCCAGGAATCCGCCGGCCAAATTGCCGAAGAAGCCGCCGATGCCAAAGACGAGCAACACCAGCGAGATCGTCTCGATATCAAGCGCGGGAAACTTCTCAAGGAAGGCGCGGATATAGGTGAAGCCGGCGAAGTGCCCGGAAGCGACCAGCAGGACGACCAACATCGCGACTTTGATCATCGGATTCTTGGCCACATCCAGCAGACTGCGGAAGCTGGCCACTCCAATCGGAGGCAGCCTCGGAATGGTTATGAGTTGCACTACCAGCGTCACGGCGCCGACGACCGCAGCGATCATGAAGGCGGTTCGCCATCCCCAGATATCGCCGACATAGGCGCCGATTGGAGCCGCGCAAACGGTAGCGCAGGTAACGCCGGTGAGGATGATCGACATGGCGCGCCGCAGGAGGTGACTTGGAACGAGCCGCATCGCCAGCGCTGCCGAAATCGACCAGAACCCTCCGAGTGCTATGCCGAGCACGACGCGGGCGGCCAGGAGAACCGGCAGCGACCCCGCGACGGCCGATAGAACGTTCGACAGGATCAGCAGCAGCGTCATCGCCCATATGACGATCCTGCGGTCCAGGGGCCTTGTGATGACGGCCATCGTCGGCGCCGAGATCGCCCCCACGATGGCGGTCGTTGTCAGCGCCTGTCCGACTGCACCCTCGGTGATAGAGAGATCATGCGCGAGCGGCGTCAGCACGCTGGCAGGCAGAAACTCTGCCGTCACAAGCCCAAAGGTGCCTAAGGCAAGCGAAATGACTGCACCCCATGCGGGACCAGACCGTTGATCTGGCTGTTTTGGGTCATGCAGAACTCCGTCCATGAAGCCCGTAGCGGATTCGGTCATCAACAGGGTCTCCAGTTTGGATGTGCTGCAAACTCGGGTTGCTGCGTTGACCCGGATTAACGCCAGAAGCGCCATTCCCTGCGGCATTGCACGGACGAGGGGATGTTCATCGCTTCGCGATATTTTGTGACGGTGCGGCGCGCAAATCGATGGCCCTTTCCTTGGGCCGGACGACGATGTCGTCGTCGGAAAGCGCGTCATCTTGCGATTCGTCGGCGATTGTCGCCTTGATCCGATGGCGGACAGCTTCGGGGGGGACCGCGCGTCGCCACCTTGGGAGGACGCGCTCGCGACGGTGAAAAAATACTTCAGTTCGAACACTTCGCGCGGGGTCTGCATGTATGTGTTCGACGTCACCCGGCTTACCGTCGCCTGATGCACTTTGATCGCGTCGGCGACAGTCCTGGGCCCGAGCGGCCGCACTTGGTCGATGCCGTGTTCCAAAAAAGGCATCCTCCTGGCGGAGGCGGGTAAGCGACAATTGGGCGAGCGCCACGGCTCCGTCAGTCTCGAACCAGCCATAGCAAATCAGATACCGGAGGAGGGACGTCTGGAGGGGACGTTCGGCGCAAACGTGCGCGGTCTCCTTGGGCGCTTGTATGGAACTTCGCGTTTTTGCCATGGTTCTGTTCATAGCTTTCTACGTGCTTTGGTGGGCTCTAACGGATAACAGCAAGCGCTATGCCATTTCACTTGGGGGCACCGAATCGGACTATCTTTTGCCGAAGCCCTGTCGGCTTGAGCAGGGGCGCCGTGCATTGACCGAGACCGAGCGCGCCGCACAATCGCTTGGT comes from Mesorhizobium japonicum MAFF 303099 and encodes:
- the nolL gene encoding nodulation factor fucose acetyltransferase NolL, with product MLDNIRAGAKGRGSCPAGTNNRDLSFDFAKGILITLVIIGHLLQYLIYQGTDAFWLSPYFKSIYMFHMPLFMAISGYLSSGAILRKSFTQGVGERAMQLLLPMLFWCTLIWTLKSAVIFPMKSLTDTLLDLSTEVIGTYWFIWAAFISFILIRVLTTFNRLSIWIISASAIAVAFAPITLSITPLLKYTYPFYCLGFLFAQPIGWQNGVIWRYKWIFVVLLSIAAFICFLGWGKETYAYNNLVLIHDEQSAKQVFLMFSGSLAASAVAMQSMFQCWRLVYSTRVARFVAVQLGQSTLLLYLVQGAVFRLMDLIQFGEVWNLTTRITFATVLGVAIVVIAMAIRSIARNLGYVSRIVVGAPPRPSLLKSQSVIN
- a CDS encoding LysR family transcriptional regulator; this translates as MRFKGLDLNLLVVLDALLTARNLTAAASSINLSQPAMSAAVARLRNYFNDELFTMSGRERVLTPRAETLAPAVRGALLHIQCSIISWDPFNPAQSDRRFRIILSDFATLVFFEKVVERVAREAPAVSFELRPLDNDPDELLRRGDVDFVILPEFFMSSAHPRAALFDETFVCVGCPTNKQLPRQLTFERYVSMKHIAFRVGGAQMPSIEEQFLLEHGLKRRVEIVVQAFSMIPPMVSGTARIATMPFRLVQHFKKTFPLRIIELPRPLPTFTEAVQWPTLHNSDPASIWMRQIMLQEASRM
- a CDS encoding MFS transporter: MTESATGFMDGVLHDPKQPDQRSGPAWGAVISLALGTFGLVTAEFLPASVLTPLAHDLSITEGAVGQALTTTAIVGAISAPTMAVITRPLDRRIVIWAMTLLLILSNVLSAVAGSLPVLLAARVVLGIALGGFWSISAALAMRLVPSHLLRRAMSIILTGVTCATVCAAPIGAYVGDIWGWRTAFMIAAVVGAVTLVVQLITIPRLPPIGVASFRSLLDVAKNPMIKVAMLVVLLVASGHFAGFTYIRAFLEKFPALDIETISLVLLVFGIGGFFGNLAGGFLAEHSLKAAAALPPLFIAMATVSLLTLGASAWATAIAVTVWGFAFGAVPVGLQTWMVLHAAPEQAESAGGLMAATFQVAIAAGAIFGGLLMDNAGVASSLAYSAVASFLGALTVFLLGPKREPQTT